Proteins from one Blattabacterium cuenoti genomic window:
- the trpA gene encoding tryptophan synthase subunit alpha codes for MNKIHNLFINKNKKILCIYFTAGFPNINSTIKIIKILQNLPVDLIEIGIPYSDPLADGVIIQNSNKISLNNGMNLSLLFSQLQQYKNKIKIPIILMGYYNQFYKFGEKKFLKKCEQSGISGLIIPDLPIDIFIKKYQNLLKKYLLSMIFLITPQTDSDRVTLLSKLTDGFLYLVSSNSITGKFDDFFGKKQISFFERIKKLSINIPKLIGFGINNKKTFDFSCQYANGAIIGSSFIQSLNKNQLEESIKKYIKSIIN; via the coding sequence ATGAATAAAATACATAATTTATTTATAAATAAAAATAAAAAAATATTATGCATTTATTTTACAGCTGGATTTCCAAATATAAATAGTACAATTAAAATAATAAAAATATTACAAAATTTACCTGTTGATTTAATAGAAATAGGAATACCTTATTCTGATCCTTTAGCGGATGGTGTAATTATTCAAAATAGTAATAAAATATCATTAAATAATGGAATGAATCTTTCTTTATTATTTTCACAACTTCAACAATATAAAAATAAAATAAAAATTCCTATTATTCTTATGGGATATTATAATCAATTTTATAAGTTTGGAGAAAAAAAATTTTTAAAAAAATGTGAACAATCAGGAATTTCTGGATTAATTATTCCAGATCTCCCTATAGATATTTTTATAAAAAAATATCAAAATTTATTAAAAAAATATTTATTATCAATGATATTTTTAATTACTCCACAAACAGATTCAGATAGAGTTACTTTATTAAGTAAATTAACTGATGGTTTCTTATATTTAGTTTCTTCTAATTCTATAACAGGAAAATTTGATGATTTTTTTGGAAAAAAACAAATATCTTTTTTTGAACGTATAAAAAAATTATCTATAAATATTCCTAAATTAATTGGTTTTGGTATAAATAATAAAAAAACTTTTGATTTTTCATGTCAATACGCAAATGGAGCAATTATTGGAAGTTCTTTTATTCAATCATTAAATAAAAATCAATTAGAAGAAAGTATTAAAAAATATATAAAATCGATTATAAATTAG
- the trpB gene encoding tryptophan synthase subunit beta → MKYFVDNNGYYGEFGGAFIPEMLYYNITELQNKYKKFITSFEFQKLYKEILKDYVGRPTPLFFCKKYSEKYKAKIYFKREDLNYTGSHKINNAIGQSLLAKKLGKKKIIAETGAGQHGVATATACALMDLKCIIFMGEMDIQRQYSNVLRIKSLGAEIIPVCSGDKTLKDAVNEAIRYWINHPEYYYLIGSTVGPHPYPQMVADIQSIISEEIKMQLKEKEESYFPNYVISCIGGGSNAAGSFYYFLDNDSVNLIAVEAAGLGINTKKTAATIHCGSQGILHGSMTMLLQNTDGQVIPAYSISPGLDYPGIGPMFANLFVKKRVNFLSSTDEEALQAGYELTRLEGIIPALESSHALAVLKKISFKKEDIVVITLSGRGDKDIKIYEKFFKKLYNNENE, encoded by the coding sequence ATGAAGTATTTTGTTGATAACAATGGGTATTATGGAGAATTTGGTGGAGCTTTTATTCCTGAAATGTTATATTATAATATAACAGAATTACAAAATAAATATAAAAAATTTATTACAAGTTTTGAATTTCAAAAATTGTATAAAGAAATATTAAAAGATTATGTGGGAAGACCTACTCCTTTATTTTTTTGTAAAAAATATTCTGAAAAATATAAAGCTAAAATTTATTTTAAAAGAGAAGATTTAAATTATACAGGATCACATAAAATTAATAATGCTATAGGTCAATCATTATTAGCAAAAAAATTAGGTAAAAAAAAAATTATTGCTGAAACAGGAGCTGGTCAACATGGAGTAGCTACTGCTACTGCTTGTGCATTAATGGATTTAAAATGTATTATTTTTATGGGAGAAATGGATATACAACGTCAGTATTCTAATGTTCTTAGAATAAAATCTCTTGGAGCTGAAATTATTCCTGTTTGTAGTGGAGATAAAACTTTAAAAGATGCAGTAAATGAAGCTATTCGTTATTGGATAAATCATCCAGAATATTATTATTTAATTGGTTCTACAGTGGGCCCTCATCCTTATCCTCAAATGGTTGCAGATATTCAATCTATTATTAGTGAAGAAATTAAAATGCAATTAAAAGAAAAAGAAGAATCTTATTTTCCTAATTATGTAATTTCTTGTATAGGTGGAGGAAGTAATGCAGCTGGATCTTTTTATTATTTTTTAGATAATGATTCTGTGAATCTTATTGCCGTAGAAGCAGCAGGATTAGGTATCAATACAAAAAAAACAGCTGCAACTATTCATTGTGGATCTCAAGGAATATTACATGGAAGTATGACTATGCTTTTACAAAATACAGATGGTCAAGTTATTCCTGCTTATTCTATATCTCCAGGATTAGATTATCCTGGGATAGGACCTATGTTTGCTAATCTTTTTGTCAAAAAACGTGTTAATTTTTTATCATCAACAGATGAAGAAGCTTTACAAGCTGGATATGAACTAACACGGTTGGAAGGAATCATTCCTGCTTTAGAAAGTTCTCATGCATTAGCAGTATTAAAAAAAATATCTTTTAAAAAAGAGGATATTGTTGTGATAACTCTATCTGGAAGAGGGGATAAAGATATTAAGATTTATGAAAAATTTTTTAAAAAATTATATAATAATGAAAATGAATAA
- the trpF gene encoding phosphoribosylanthranilate isomerase — MNSKLLKIKICGIKFHIQKISNLLPDFMGFIFYPNSPRFVGYDFIIPELKKGILKIGVFVNEEEKKLLEINKKNKFDFVQLHGTENPFYCEKLFKNKLKLIKAFRIDNFFSFKKTIDYVPFCTYFLFDNNTIYYGGSGKKFCWEKLYEYNFKIPFFLSGGIGIKDFDKIKNFSHSKMFGIDLNSKFEILPGKKDSILLNPFIKKIRRL, encoded by the coding sequence ATGAATAGTAAATTATTAAAAATTAAAATATGTGGAATAAAATTTCATATACAAAAAATTTCTAATTTATTACCTGATTTTATGGGATTTATATTTTATCCTAATTCTCCTAGATTTGTAGGTTATGATTTTATTATTCCAGAATTAAAAAAAGGTATATTGAAAATTGGAGTTTTTGTAAATGAAGAAGAAAAAAAATTATTAGAAATAAATAAAAAAAATAAATTTGATTTTGTTCAATTACATGGGACAGAAAATCCTTTTTATTGTGAAAAATTATTTAAAAATAAATTAAAATTAATTAAAGCTTTTAGAATAGATAATTTTTTTTCTTTTAAAAAAACTATAGATTATGTTCCTTTTTGTACTTATTTTTTATTTGATAATAATACAATTTATTATGGAGGAAGCGGAAAAAAATTTTGTTGGGAAAAACTTTATGAATATAATTTTAAAATTCCATTTTTTTTAAGTGGAGGAATTGGTATAAAAGATTTTGATAAAATTAAAAATTTTTCACATTCAAAAATGTTTGGAATTGATCTTAATAGTAAATTTGAAATTTTACCAGGAAAAAAAGATAGTATCTTATTAAATCCATTTATAAAAAAAATAAGAAGATTATGA
- the trpC gene encoding indole-3-glycerol phosphate synthase TrpC: MNFLEKIVFFKKKEVHNNKIVHSIKKLEKCFLFERKTFSLVKNLKKKKTGIIAEFKLKSPSKGIINNTVSVEKVVKDYELSGVSGISILTDKKFFSGKNEDLEKSRSLVSIPILRKDFIIDEYQIIESKSIGSDVILLIANILSKNQIKNFSKLAKSINLEVIIEIHNEFDIDKISEYIDIVGINNRNLQTFIINYNNCFKLFSKIPNNYIKIAESGISNVNRILELKKQGFQGFLIGEYFMKKKDPGGTCKKLIKSLLQNVL, from the coding sequence ATGAATTTTCTTGAAAAAATAGTTTTTTTCAAAAAAAAAGAAGTGCATAATAATAAAATAGTACATTCTATAAAAAAATTAGAAAAATGTTTTCTTTTTGAAAGAAAAACTTTTTCATTAGTTAAAAATTTAAAAAAAAAAAAAACTGGAATTATTGCAGAATTTAAATTAAAATCTCCATCTAAAGGAATTATAAATAATACAGTTTCAGTAGAAAAAGTAGTTAAAGATTATGAATTATCAGGAGTCAGTGGAATATCAATTCTTACAGATAAGAAATTTTTTTCTGGAAAAAATGAAGATTTAGAAAAATCACGTTCTTTAGTTTCTATTCCTATATTAAGGAAAGATTTTATTATAGATGAATATCAAATTATAGAATCTAAATCTATAGGATCTGATGTTATTTTATTAATTGCTAATATACTTTCTAAAAATCAAATTAAAAATTTTTCAAAACTTGCAAAAAGTATTAATTTAGAAGTTATTATTGAAATTCATAATGAATTCGATATTGATAAAATATCAGAATATATAGATATTGTAGGTATTAATAATAGAAATTTACAAACTTTTATTATCAATTATAATAATTGTTTTAAATTATTTTCCAAAATTCCTAATAATTATATAAAAATAGCAGAAAGTGGAATTAGTAATGTAAATCGTATTTTAGAGTTAAAAAAACAAGGATTTCAAGGTTTTTTAATTGGGGAATATTTTATGAAAAAAAAGGATCCTGGTGGAACTTGTAAAAAGTTAATAAAATCTTTATTACAAAATGTACTATGA
- the trpD gene encoding anthranilate phosphoribosyltransferase, whose product MKKILENLFLEKSLTKQEAKNIIIELSKGKINETHIVAISTIYNMRTPTLEEIIGFRQALMELCIKINLKEFNAIDIVGTGGDKKNTFNISTLACFIVAGAGEKVIKHGSFSSSSISGSSNLLKGLGYNFTNKEENLKNQLEKVGICYLHAPMFHPVLNMISKTRKELGIRTIFNTLGPLINPVEPKNQLLGVSNLEIARIYYYMYQKNIQNNYAIIHSLDGYDEITLTNDVKYYSTKGERLFSVEKLLKIGKNKIKINPYELKGGKNIKENIRMFISVLSGEGTLFQNEVVLINATFALSLLNKDSFENNYNKAKQSLKSGKAKNILKKLLSL is encoded by the coding sequence ATGAAAAAAATATTAGAAAATCTTTTTTTAGAAAAATCTTTAACAAAACAAGAGGCTAAAAATATTATTATAGAATTATCAAAAGGAAAAATTAATGAAACTCATATAGTAGCTATATCTACTATATATAATATGAGAACACCTACTTTAGAAGAAATAATAGGATTTAGACAAGCATTAATGGAATTATGTATAAAAATAAATTTAAAAGAATTTAATGCTATTGATATAGTAGGAACAGGTGGGGATAAAAAAAATACTTTTAATATTTCTACTTTAGCATGTTTTATAGTAGCAGGAGCAGGAGAAAAAGTTATTAAACATGGTAGTTTTAGTTCTTCATCAATATCTGGATCTTCCAATTTATTAAAAGGTTTAGGATATAATTTTACAAATAAAGAAGAAAATTTAAAAAATCAATTAGAAAAAGTTGGAATTTGTTATTTACATGCACCTATGTTTCATCCCGTTTTAAATATGATATCTAAAACGAGAAAAGAATTAGGTATTAGAACTATTTTTAATACACTTGGTCCGTTAATTAATCCAGTAGAACCAAAAAATCAATTATTAGGAGTTTCTAATTTAGAAATTGCTAGAATTTATTATTATATGTATCAAAAAAATATACAAAATAATTATGCTATTATTCATAGTTTAGATGGTTATGATGAAATAACATTAACGAATGATGTTAAATATTATTCTACAAAAGGTGAAAGATTATTTTCTGTGGAAAAATTATTAAAAATAGGAAAAAATAAAATAAAAATAAATCCATATGAATTAAAAGGAGGAAAAAATATAAAAGAAAATATTCGTATGTTTATTAGTGTTTTATCTGGAGAAGGTACTTTATTTCAAAATGAAGTTGTTTTAATAAATGCTACATTTGCGTTAAGCTTACTCAATAAAGATAGTTTTGAAAATAATTATAATAAAGCAAAACAATCCTTAAAAAGTGGAAAAGCAAAAAATATTCTCAAAAAATTATTGAGCTTATGA
- a CDS encoding anthranilate synthase component II gives MNKILILDNYDSFTYNLVHAVKKLTKNSVQVYRNNEIKLSDIEKYNKIILSPGPGIPDEAHILKPLVKTFASTKSIFGVCLGQQAIGEVFGATLLNTKEVYHGIASSIKIIDSKEVLFKKLPKEIKVGRYHSWIISPHNFPKELQITAIGDKGEIMALRHKFYDVRGVQFHPESILTPYGEKIINNWLKMK, from the coding sequence ATGAATAAAATACTTATTTTAGATAATTATGATTCTTTTACTTATAATCTTGTTCATGCTGTAAAAAAATTAACAAAAAATTCTGTACAAGTATATAGAAATAATGAAATTAAGCTTTCTGATATAGAAAAATACAATAAAATTATTCTTTCTCCAGGACCTGGAATTCCTGATGAAGCACATATTTTAAAACCTTTAGTAAAAACTTTTGCTTCTACAAAAAGTATTTTTGGAGTTTGTTTAGGACAACAAGCAATAGGAGAAGTTTTTGGAGCAACTCTTCTTAATACTAAAGAAGTTTATCACGGAATAGCTAGTTCAATAAAAATTATAGATTCAAAAGAAGTTTTATTTAAAAAATTACCTAAAGAAATTAAAGTTGGTCGTTATCATTCTTGGATTATATCTCCACATAATTTTCCTAAAGAACTTCAAATTACAGCAATTGGAGATAAAGGAGAAATCATGGCTTTACGTCATAAATTTTACGATGTACGAGGAGTACAATTTCATCCAGAATCTATTTTAACTCCATATGGAGAAAAAATTATAAATAATTGGTTGAAAATGAAGTAA
- a CDS encoding anthranilate synthase component I family protein — MFKFNFITIQKKILADSTTPIELYLKLRDIFPNTLLLESFDSKVYKNNFSILCMNPISELILDKNVLQISYPNYVHKHIFINDRLDIQILIEDFFQKFKSENASIYYSGLYGYISYDSIQYFENIQFHAPIKKIYNIPQIRFSFYKNIIIFRHFYNDIHLIEHQFININKKTYIDKLIELIKKKNFSSFSFKPIGNCSSNITDIGYQKMVSQGIKACLRGDVFQIVLSRQFQQKFKGDEFNVYRSLRFINPSPYLFYFDYGNYKLFGSSPESQLIINNKIAYINPIAGTIRRSGNKEKDKKLSEILSKNPKENAEHVMLVDLARNDLSKNSYNVKVEKFKEIQIFSHVIHMISKVSGKLEDNISIIKIFGDTFPAGTLSGAPKYKAMELIDKIENQHRGIYGGAIGFFGLNNDYINTAIVIRSFISKNNTLFFQAGAGIVSESKEEKELEEVNNKLMALFKSIKLAKNI, encoded by the coding sequence ATGTTTAAATTTAATTTTATAACTATTCAGAAAAAAATTTTAGCTGATAGTACTACACCAATAGAATTATATTTAAAATTAAGAGATATATTTCCAAATACATTATTATTAGAATCTTTTGATTCTAAAGTTTATAAAAATAATTTTTCTATTCTTTGTATGAATCCAATTTCAGAACTTATTCTAGATAAAAATGTATTACAAATATCATATCCAAATTATGTTCATAAACATATATTCATTAATGATAGATTGGATATTCAAATTTTAATTGAGGATTTTTTTCAAAAATTTAAAAGTGAAAATGCTTCTATTTATTATTCTGGATTATATGGTTATATATCTTATGATAGCATTCAATATTTTGAAAATATTCAATTTCATGCTCCAATTAAAAAAATATATAATATCCCACAAATAAGATTTAGTTTTTATAAAAATATTATTATATTTCGTCATTTTTATAATGATATTCATTTAATTGAACATCAATTTATTAATATTAATAAAAAAACTTATATTGATAAATTAATAGAATTAATAAAAAAGAAAAATTTTTCTTCTTTTTCATTTAAACCTATAGGAAATTGTTCTTCAAATATTACGGATATAGGATATCAAAAAATGGTATCACAAGGAATTAAAGCTTGTTTACGGGGAGATGTTTTTCAAATAGTATTATCTAGACAATTTCAACAAAAATTTAAAGGAGATGAATTTAATGTATATCGTTCTTTACGATTTATAAATCCATCTCCATATCTTTTTTATTTTGATTATGGAAATTATAAATTATTTGGATCTTCTCCAGAATCACAGTTAATTATTAATAATAAAATAGCTTATATAAATCCAATAGCAGGAACTATACGTAGATCTGGAAATAAAGAAAAGGATAAAAAATTATCTGAAATTCTTTCTAAAAATCCAAAAGAAAATGCAGAACACGTTATGTTAGTAGATTTAGCAAGAAATGATTTAAGCAAAAATTCTTATAATGTAAAAGTAGAAAAATTTAAGGAAATTCAAATTTTTTCTCATGTTATACATATGATATCTAAAGTATCTGGAAAATTAGAAGATAATATATCAATTATAAAAATATTTGGAGATACTTTCCCAGCAGGAACTTTATCAGGAGCACCTAAATATAAAGCAATGGAATTAATAGATAAAATAGAAAACCAACATAGAGGAATATATGGAGGAGCTATTGGTTTTTTTGGATTAAATAATGATTATATTAATACAGCTATAGTTATTCGTTCTTTTATAAGTAAAAATAATACTCTTTTTTTTCAGGCTGGTGCAGGTATTGTTTCCGAATCTAAAGAAGAAAAAGAATTGGAAGAAGTTAATAATAAACTTATGGCTTTATTTAAATCTATCAAATTAGCTAAAAATATATGA